A DNA window from Vigna angularis cultivar LongXiaoDou No.4 chromosome 1, ASM1680809v1, whole genome shotgun sequence contains the following coding sequences:
- the LOC108347045 gene encoding inositol oxygenase 2 produces the protein MTILIEQPVLHESHVEGKNVQVVETNELVLDGGFQVPKNESKDGFNAPENNAFGQSFRDYEAESERQKGVEEFYRLQHINQTYDFVKRMREEYGKLDKAEMSIWECCELLNEVVDDSDPDLDEPQIQHLLQSAEAIRKDYPHEDWLHLTALIHDLGKILVLPSFGELPQWAVVGDTFPVGCTFDESNIHHKYFKDNPDYKCPAYNTKNGIYTDGCGLDNVAMSWGHDDYMYMVAKENGSTLPSAGLFIIRYHSFYPLHKEGAYTHLMNEEDFENMKWLKVFNKYDLYSKSKVLVDVEKVKPYYLSLIEKYFPKKLKW, from the exons ATGACCATTCTCATTGAGCAACCCGTTCTACATG AGTCACATGTTGAAGGGAAAAATGTTCAGGTTGTAGAAACCAATGAGCTTGTTTTGGATGGTGGATTTCAAGTGCCAAAAAATGAGTCAAAAGATGGATTCAATGCCCCGGAAAACAATGCATTTGGCCAATCCTTCAG AGATTATGAGGCAGAAAGCGAGAGACAAAAGGGCGTGGAGGAGTTTTATAGGTTGCAACACATAAACCAGACATATGACTTT GTGAAGAGAATGAGGGAGGAATATGGGAAATTGGACAAAGCTGAAATGAGTATATGGGAATGTTGTGAATTGCTGAATGAGGTGGTGGATGACAGCGACCCTGATTTGGACGAACCTCAAATTCAGCATTTGCTGCAGTCTGCTGAGGCAATCAGAAAAGACTACCCTCATGAAGATTGGCTGCATTTGACTGCTCTCATCCATG ATCTCGGAAAGATTCTTGTCCTTCCCAGTTTTGGTGAGCTTCCTCAATGGGCTGTTGTTG GAGATACATTTCCTGTGGGCTGTACCTTTGACGAGTCAAATATTCATCATAAG TATTTCAAGGACAACCCTGATTACAAATGCCCTGCTTATAACACTAAAAACGGGATCTACACTGACGGATGTGGACTAGACAACGTGGCCATGTCATGGGGACATGATGATTACATGTATATG GTTGCTAAAGAAAATGGCAGCACTTTGCCATCTGCAGGATTGTTCATTATCAGATATCACTCTTTCTATC CTTTACACAAGGAAGGTGCATATACTCACTTGATGAATGAAGAAGACTTTGAGAACATGAAATGGCTCAAAGTATTTAA CAAGTATGATCTTTACAGCAAGAGCAAAGTTCTAGTTGATGTAGAGAAAGTTAAGCCATACTATTTATCACTCATCGAAAAG TATTTTCCCAAGAAGCTTAAATGGTGA